A genomic stretch from Peromyscus eremicus chromosome 6, PerEre_H2_v1, whole genome shotgun sequence includes:
- the LOC131912468 gene encoding receptor expression-enhancing protein 4-like — MVSWVICRLVVLIFGMLYPAYASYNAVKSKNIRKYVRWMMYWIVFAIFMATETFTDVFISWFPFYYEIKTAFVLWLLSPYTKGASLLYRKFVHPSLSRHEKEIDACIVQAKERSYKTMLSFGKRGLNIAASAAVQAATKSQGALAGRLRSFSMQDLRSIPDTSAPTYQDPLYLEDQVPRCRPQIGYLPGGLRDSDTEDECLSDNEVVPQAPVRHREKPLSSSQSLRVVKRKPLVREGTSRSLKVQTWKKTMPSDMDS; from the coding sequence ATGGTGTCCTGGGTGATCTGTCGCCTGGTGGTGCTCATATTTGGGATGCTGTATCCTGCATATGCTTCCTACAATGCTGTGAAGAGCAAGAACATTCGAAAATATGTCCGGTGGATGATGTACTGGATTGTCTTTGCCATCTTCATGGCGACAGAGACCTTCACGGACGTCTTCATTTCCTGGTTTCCTTTTTACTATGAGATCAAGACGGCCTTCGTGCTGTGGCTGCTCTCGCCTTACACCAAGGGGGCCAGCCTGCTTTACCGAAAGTTTGTCCACCCATCCCTATCCCGCCATGAGAAGGAGATTGATGCGTGCATTGTGCAGGCAAAGGAGCGCAGCTACAAGACCATGCTCAGTTTCGGGAAGCGGGGCCTCAACATCGCCGCCTCagctgctgtgcaggctgctaCCAAGAGTCAGGGTGCTCTAGCTGGAAGGCTACGGAGCTTCTCCATGCAGGACCTCCGCTCTATCCCTGACACCTCTGCTCCCACCTACCAAGATCCCCTCTACCTGGAAGACCAGGTGCCCCGATGCAGGCCCCAGATTGGGTACCTGCCAGGTGGCCTGCGAGATAGTGACACAGAGGATGAGTGTTTGTCAGACAATGAGGTAGTCCCCCAGGCACCTGTCCGGCACCGAGAGAAGCCTCTGAGCAGCAGCCAAAGCCTTCGGGTGGTCAAGAGGAAGCCATTGGTGCGAGAGGGCACCTCGCGCTCCCTGAAGGTCCAAACCTGGAAAAAGACAATGCCCTCGGACATGGACAGCTAG